The genome window TAATTATCATAAAAAAATTCTAAATCATCTTCAATCAATATGACTGACTTATCTGTTAATTTGTGATGAAATATCTTTTTTTCTTTGTAAAAATTAATAATTTTATTTATTCCGAAAGCTTCAGAATGTTCAGATTTAAAATGCGGAACAATACAAAAAGAAGTAAGATTTAATCCATCCCAAATTATTTCATTTGAATACCCATTTGGAATTATATTAGGATCATCTGCAAATTCTAGACCTTTTAATGAAGGTGTAACTACGCAAGCGCCAGCACTAAAGCCACCATATATAATATTTTTATTCGTAAGAAGATCAGGTAGAATTTGATCTAATCCACTTTCATAAAAGGCTCTTCTTAGAATAAAGGTATTCCCTCCTGTTACCCAAATTAAGCCGAAATTTAATAGCTTTAATTTTAGAGATTCAGGATTTTTTTTAAAAAAGTTTCTTAAATCAAGTTCAGAGCAATTTAATCCTAAATTACTTAGAATTAATTTACATTCATTATAATATTTAGTTCTTTTATCACCAAGGTGATCATTAGCATTAAGGATAATAGCAACATTTTTATTTACAGTTAGCATTTTTGAAAGTTTATGAACGGAATTACCAAAATGCATTGAAGATAAAAAAAGATTCATATAAAAATCACCTATTTTTTAATTTTTTGAAGATACTAGTTTAGAATTTTTATTTAATGGAATAGAAATTTTACTAATTAACCCGCATTTTCTGTTTTATTAATAGGAAAAAACAAGTTATGTATTTTTCTATTCTCAGAAATATTGCTCTACTATACTTTTTAAGTCAATTTCTTAGCTTCCTTTGAAATGCGAATAATGCATAAATAAGTTGACTAGAAATATAAGTAATAATAAGCCTGTACCTAGTCTGGCTGAACTGTTAGTTTATCTCTCAATTAAAGTGTCTAACTTTTCTCGGTCCAATTGTTAAAATTCCCCTAAATAAAAGCATTTTACTATGATAAATATTGATAAGTATTTGAAATTAATGAACTTAACCAAGTTGACTGCAATTCAGGAAAAGTGCATAGAACCTATTTACAATGCAGAATCTGTTTTTGCCCTAGCTCCGACTGGTTCTGGTAAAACTATGGCGTTTCTCTTGCCGCTATTATTAAAATTAGATACTTCGATACGCTCACCACAAGTTATCATTCTAGTTCCTACTAGAGAATTAGGTATGCAAATTGCCAATGTAGCTCAAAATATAGCTAATTGTTTGTTTGAAGCCGAGCAAAAAAATATCTTGATCCGTTCTGTTTTTGGGGGAACCGCAATTTCAGCTCAAATATTAGAAATGCAAAAAAATCCACATGTTATTATTGCCACTCCAGGAAGAATGATAGATTTATTGCAACGTGAATCTATAGAAACTAACCAGCTTAAAACCTTAATCTTAGATGAAGCTGATATAATGGTTGGTATGGGTTTTGCAGATCAAATTGAAGAAATAGTAAATTACGTACCAAGTCATCTGCAAATTGGTTTTTTCTCAGCTACACAAAATGAGAAAATAACTGAGCTAGAAAAACTATTTTTAAGGAATGTGAAATTTGTTAAAATTGATTTAAGAGAAAAAATAGTTAGCAGTGATAAAAATTCAATTAAACACGAATATTTAGTTACAAAAAAAGATGAAAAAAAAGATAAACTAATTCAAATTTTGTCTGCAGAACATTTTAATAAAGGTATTATCTTTTGCCACACTCGAGAAACCGTGCAAAATTTAGTAACTGAAATGAAGCAACATGGTTTAAATATTGATGGTTTGACTGGTGAGTTGGGGCAAGTTCATAGAAACAGTATCATGCGCAATTTCAAAACTGGAAATTTAAAATTTCTGGTCGCAACAAATATTGCTGCCAGAGGCATTGATGTTTCTTTGCTGCCAATAGTAATTCATTTTGATATCCCATACCAAAATGACGAGTATGTCCATCGATCTGGTAGAACAGGAAGAGCTGGGCATTCGGGTTTATCTCTCGCTCTCTGCGAAGAAAAAAATGTAAATTACTATTTAAATATGATGAAAGAATTGCAATTAGATTGCTCAGAATTTAAAAAAGATAGCGTATTTAAAAAAATTCAAAAAGAAGAAATTAAGCAAGCAGAAAAAGTTAAAAATGATATTAAATTTATTAAAGTATTTATAAATAAAGGTAAAAGAGAAAAAATTAGACCTGTAGATATCGTTGGTTCATTTATTAAAGAACTTAATTTAGAAAAAGAAGATATAGGTAATATATTTATTTTTGATCATTTTACTCATGTTGAAATAAATTCTAAAAAATATTTAGAAAAAAGAGGGATAAAAGTTAAAATAAAAAATATGTTAGCAAGTGTTACTATTGCTCGATAAGTTATCTAAATATTTCTCTATTTTCTTATATTTCTTGCTCGATAAATTATTTAAATATTTTTTCTATTTCTTTATATTCTTTTGTAACAATAAAATTATCTTCTAAAATAACTTTACGCAAAAACTCAGGATTGTCTTTATCGTTCAAAATAGAATGATAACTTGGTAAGTAATGAGGGTCCTTTAATTCGTTATCTGCTGAACAGATAATATTTTTATTTAATAAATATTGAAGACAATGCTCTAGTTCAATGGCTTCAACTCCTGTAGAAGAAAGTAAAAATGATTCTGCAATAGGAGTGTTTTGGTGGCGGTAATAATTTCGAATAGTTCGATAAATTAATATACAATCAAGGATAGATTTTATTGGAGAGAATTTTATTCTAAGTAATTCCTTAAAAAATATAATTTTTTGTGTAGCAATAGTAAAAGATGCGCCAATTAATATAATAATCCATATTAATCTAATCCAAACAAAGAACAATACAGCAATTATGGCAACAGAACCATAAATATGACTTGAATCTGTAATTAAAGCCCTTTTTGCAAAATATAAATTAACAATTTGAAGTATTTCAAAAAGAATATTAGATATGAAACCACCAACAAAAGCAGATCTTAAATTAACTTTTTTGCTTGGAATTATGTAAAAAATAAAAGCAAAAAATATCCATTGAAATGATAAACCAATGCATACCCTTAGAAAATGTAATATGTAACTATTTAAAAAATTGTTTTCTTGAATATTTATAAGTTTTAGAAAAGTATCCGATTTAAGAGAAGCAAGAGTAAAAAAGAAAGGAGTTATTGTTAATATTAACCAACACTTAACTATTCTATTAAATAATTTAGATTTATTTTTAAATTCCATAATTTCATCTATATTATCTTCAATCTTTAAAACAAGTAATATTACAGTTATTAAAAAAGTAATAAATGAAATTACTCCTAGTTCTTTTAGCTTCAAATTATTTACTATTAAATTTAAATATTCAATTATTTCATTACCCGCACGATTACCAAAATGTTTTGTAATTGTTGGAGCGATAAATTCATTTATGATTGTATTAAAACCTTGAAAAGCATGGATGAAGGAAAAAAGAATTGCAATTAAAGGAACAATTGACAATATTGATACATAAGTAAGCTGAGCGGATTTTTCAGAAAATTTTGAATTTTTAAGAATAAAATAAGATTCACGTAAAATAATTTCGAATTTTTTCAGCCAAAGTTTTTTATTAATCGAAAATACTATTTCTCTCTGTTTTGGCCTTGTATTAAATTTTTTTATTTTTGAATTTAATTTGCTGAACCAATATTTAAACAATTTATTACCCGCATTTAGATTAATAAAACTTCTAGCGAATTATATTATCTCCAATGAAGAAAATGTTGTAAAGTCATTTAGAACATTTTTACCTACTATAAGAACAGTTAGAACAGAAGTAGCTATTGAAGGATCATTAGTAAAAACTATTCCTTCACGAATTAAAGGTTTTGCTTCTTCCGTTAATTTAATTGGATACCTTTTTTCAATTTCGGTAACAAATTCTGCAAGCGACTTGAATTGAGATTTTTTTAATATATCTGTAACCCGTAAGTGAACCCAAACAGCAAATGCTCCGGTTTGAATACGTTTGGAAATTTCAAGAGCAACTCTACCCATAGTATATCTTGGATTAATTTCTGATAAAAATTTTAATTTAAAACCGTATTCAGAATTGATATCTTCATAAAGAAAAGCATCAATACCAAAAGGACCATAGAAATTATGTTTTACAAGTTTTTCACCCACTTTTTCAGATACAAATTTTAGTACATCTTCAATATTAGAAAAATCGGCATATTTTTTATATAAAAATTTTGTAACATTTTTAGGAAGATCATCAGTTTTTTTACCTACAATTGTTCCTTTATACTGACCTCTTAAATCAGTAATGAATCTTGTAGAGCCTAATGCAATATAGTTGCCATCTTCATTAATTTTTGCCTGGTATGATAAATCTACAACTTTATGATACCAAGGTTCTATGACAATCGAATTTTGTGTTTCTAGTATATTTAGTAGCCAGTTCTCTTCAGCAATTGTTAATTTAGTTTTTTCTACCCGCAGCATATTTTGCCCAGCACATCCAAGGGGGGCTTTCATAACTACCTTAGAAAAGTTACAAGATTGCAGAAAATAATTGATAGCTTCTAGGCATTCGTTTTTTGAGTTGCAAATTCTTGGATTTAAATTAGACTCAGGTAAAATTTCTTGAATAGATATTAATTCTTTATAAATATAAGGATATAAATTAGCAGAAAAACTTTTGGAATATAATAACATAACATTCTTTTGAAATTCTGCATTTGAAAAAATATTTTCATGAAAAAAATTCTTTTTAATTAATTTACTTTGCCATTTCGAGAAAAAAGAAATACTTTCAGGACTCCAACCCCATGGATTAAAATTACTAATATATTGATGATTAATATTTTCTTTTGGGAGTGATGATAATTCTTGGAATTCAGGAATAGGAAATCCGCATTTTTGGATATTTTGTAAAAAATGAATTGATGGTTTATTTTTAAGCAGAACAATGTCATCATTAGCGGCTAAAAATTGGAGAAGTGAAGCGCAATCATTTTCTAAAGCTGTTACAGATTTATTTGCTGTGAAACCTATTTTTTTTCTTGCTATTTCTTGTTCGCTAGCTGGATTAAAGAAAAATACATTTGGTGGCCGACCTTTTGATGAATTAAAAATAGATAACTCTTTAATGAATAAACTTGACAAGCCAGCTTTTTCTCTTCCATAAATATCAAAAATAAGACCCTTTGCTCTTGCTGGGGTCAAAGGAAATTCAAGATTTTTTTGATATTCTAACCAATCTGATTCTTTATTTTCTCTCCAACGATTAAACCAAGTGACTCCATGTTTTACATGTCCAATTTCTTCTTCATAAACTGTATTTAATATTTCAGCTGTTTTTATGTCGCTCACTTTTTCCATTAGATTTTTATAAAACAAGGCATAATCTAAATTTGCTTGTTCAAATGTCATGCTCATTTTTACAACAAAATCCATTGGAGAAGTCATGTTAGATAAACAATTCCAAAAAAAATTGTTCACAGGAATTTCACCAAATGTAACATTAAGTTCATTCATGCGTTGGATGTAAAGTTTCATATGTTTTTGTTCTTCTAGAATTGTGTTTGCAATTCCAAGACGAAAATTTTTTGGAGCATTAGGGAATTTTAATAGAACCAATGCCATAATTTCCATTGCAAGCAATTCATGATTTGCAAAAAAATGAAGAACGTATCCTCTTTGTTTTGCATCATTTAATTGTTGCTGATTTGGAAAAGGTATTTTTTTATTTATAGGATAGTCTTTAAAATTTAAATCTAATGATCTTCCAGGAGATTTAGGGGTAAGAATTGCACTGTATTCAATTGTATCAGTGAGAAAATTTGGTTCCAAAAGTTTGTCGCACCAAATATCCTTCCCAAATAAAATAATCTCAGCAAATTCCTTTAATTCCATAAAATCAATCCTCTTTAACAGGCAGATATTGCTTATTCTGGAAAAGATTGCCGATTGTTTACACGACATTAAGAACAAACCTGCTTCGTATTTTTATGGCAAACTAGTCTCAAGAAGGCAATAAAAAGTTTAATTTATCAATTAAAAATTGCAGGGTAGGCTAATGGCTGAAAAAGATGAGAAAAAAGCTGAAGCAAAGAAAGAAGAAAAGCCAAAAGATCCTAATGAAAAGGAAGAGAAAAAAAGTCGATTGGCTCTATTTGCTGGAATTGGTGGTGTTTTGCTTGTGGCTCTTGGAGTAGGCGGCTTTTTTGTATTTAAGACAATTTCAGGAAAGAAAAACACTGAATTAGCTGCTCAAGGTACTAGTCATGATGATCATGACAAGAAAGACTCAAAAGACGCTAAAGATGACCATGGGAAAAAGGACGAAAAGAAGGACGAAAAGAAGGACGAAAAGAAGGACGAAAAGAAGGACGAAAAGAAGGATGATCATGGAAAAAAGGATGAAAAGAAAGATGATCATGGAAAGAAAGACGAAAAGAAAGATGATAAAAAAGATGATCCAAATAAAAAAGATGATGGAAAAAAAGAAGAACCAAAAGGAACAGCTAATTTCGGCGACACTTTTATGGTTCAGAGATTGGATTTAAACTTAGGAAACTCCATTGAAAATAGATTCATTAGAATTGCAATTGCAGTTGAATATCGAGGCGGTGAAAATCAAGGATTCGAATTAAAAAAACGCGAAGCTCAAATTAAAGATATTGTTATTACAGCAGTAACAAGTAAAACCAGGTTAGTTCTTATCTCCGAAAATGGTAAAGAAAATCTTAGAAGAGAAATTCTAAATAGAATAAATGAAGTAACAGATAGGCCAGTTCAAAACGTATATTTCACCGAATTCTTTGTGGAGTAATGCATGGATCAGGTATTAAGTCAGAATGAAGTCGACGCCTTATTAAATGCAGTTTCTGATGGAAGAAATGATAGCGATAGCGGACCAAAAGATGCTTCTGGTATAGTTCATTACGATTTAGCAAATCAAGATAGAATTATTCGTGGGCGAATGCCAACGTTGGATATTATTCATGATCGTTTTATAAGACTATTTCGTATTTCATTATCCGCAGCATTAAGAAAAGTAGCAAATATTGGTGTGAATAGTTCTGGACCAATTAAATTTGGCGAGTTTATGAATTCACTCCCTCTTCCTAGTTGTCTAAATATTTTAAGAATAGAACCTTTGCGTGGTTCTGCTGTAATGGTTATTGAAAGTAAGTTACTTTATGCATTAGTCGATAGTTTATTTGGTGGATCAGACGTTCCTTACACAAAAATAGAAGGTAAAGACTTTACTCAAATAGAAATTAAAGTTGCCCGTCGTGTTGTTATGTCTGCTGTAGATGATCTTGAAAAAGCATGGGCTCCTGTTTTCCCATTAAAAATAACTTATTCACGTACTGAAATTAATCCACAATTTGTAGCGATAGTTCCTCCAAGTGACGTAGTTATTTCTACCGCTTTTGACGTGGAGCTAGAAAAAATGAGTGGCTCAATAAAGCTTGTGTTTCCTTATTCAACTCTTGAACCAATTAAATCAAAACTAAGTGTTGGATTTCAAAATGAGCAATTAGAAGTAGATCATATTTGGATTAATAGAATTAAAACTCAACTTATGGGCACAAGTGTAAATATGATTTGTAATCTAGGAAATTGCTGGATCAATCTGCGAGATTTGATGGAATTAGGTAGAGGCGATGTTCTTATTTTAGATAGAGATGCTGATAAACCATTAGATATTATGATTGAAGGAATTCATAAATTTCGTGGTGTTCCAGGAATAATAAGAGGTAATAAGGCAATTAAAATAACAGAAATAATTGGAGATTATTAATGGCTGATTTAAATGAAGGATTTCGACCTGAAGATTTTGGTTTAGACGCTGGCGAAGAAGGAGATGCTGGAGCTGCTGCTGATGCGGCTGGAAGTGAAGCTTCGCCACCTGCTACAGCTGGTGGAGGATCTAATCCTCCAATGGCAAAAGATGACGATTCAATGAGAAATATTGATCTTTCTCGCATGAAAATGGTTTTAGATGTTCCACTTAAAGTAACAGTTGAGCTCGGTCGAACAAAACTTCTTGTAAATGACTTACTGCAATTAGGGCAAGGTTCGGTTATTGAATTAGATAAAATGGCAGGAGAGCCAATGGAAATTTATGTCAATGACAAGCTTGTTGCAATGGGAGAAGTTGTCGTTGTTAATGAGAAATTTGGGGTACGTTTAACCGATGTCATGAGTGGTGTTGGAATGGATGAGGCTCATTCCGGTGAAAGTGTTTAAATTTTGAAAGAGGTATAAATTATGTCAATTAAAAATTATGGATTAATAATAGCTCTGCTTCTTTCAATAAATAGTAAAGCCTCATCAGAGGAAAATTTAGAAAATTCTGTCCCACCAATACAATACCCAGAAAAAAAACGTGATGAAATGCAGGTACGAAAAGAAATTAAAAATTCATTTATTAAAAGTGAAGATTTAAATTCGAATTATCCACAACTAAATTCATTAAATCAAATTCCTAGCAATGAAGGTAAAAAAAACTCTTTGCTTGAAAATAATGAAAGCATAAAAAAAGGTAGTGAACCTATAACAGATTTAAAAGGGCAAAAAACATTTGATGAATTAATTGGTCAAAATATATCAAAAAAGAAAAATGAAGCTTCTAAAAAAAATATGAATGTTACTCTAAAAGAATCAGAGCAACCTAGTAGGCAATCAGAACTTTGGAAAGTTTTTTTAATTTCAACAATTTTTATTTCAGTTTTAGCATTAATAGGCTATTTATTGACAAAAATTAGAAAAAAAGGATTCTTATTCTCAAATAATAAGAATGAAAAAGTAATGGATATTGTTTCTACTCTTTCCATCTCACCAAAAAGACAAGTTATGATTTTAAAGATTAGAGATCAAGAAATTGTAGTTTCCAATACTGAAGCTGGAATTCAATTTTTAACAGATATTAGTGCAGCAAATTCAGGAAGAAATATTCAAGAAAGAAAACAATACCAAATTAGTGATAAGTTTTTATTACCTAAAAATAATGAAAAATCATTAACAGAGAAAACAGAAATTCAACAAGTTCAAGTTGAAAAAATTAATGATAAAAAATCTGATATTTTATTGAGAGCTCTAAAAAGTATTAACTCAAATTCAGTTGGAACAAAAAAGCAACCAGTAAGTGATGCTAATAAAACAGAATCTTTTCCCAAATATTTAGCAAATCAATTTGAAAATGAAGGGAAAAAAGAAGTTAAGAAAAAAGATGAAGAAGTTGATAGTGTAGAAAACGTAACAAATTTAATTCGAGAAAAATTACGTTCTATGAAACCTTTAAATTAAAATTTGCAATTAGGGAGTGATATGAGAATTTTCTTAATTTTATATTTAATACTCATATCAATTTTGTATTCAAATGTATTGATGGCGCAAAACGCTAAAAATGGTTCTTCGCAAGGAAATGCAAATCCTATTGAGAAAAATTGGCAAAATGAAAATAAAAATGTGCAAAATAAATTAGACCTGAATAAAAATCCTATGCCTGTATTTTCAATAAATATTGCAAATGGTGAAAACCAAGATGATTATGTGCCTGCATTAAAAGTTTTAGCTGTTTTAACCTTATTAACATTTGGACCTGCTATCCTTCTTTTAATGAGCGCATTTACT of Pigmentibacter sp. JX0631 contains these proteins:
- a CDS encoding Type 1 glutamine amidotransferase-like domain-containing protein gives rise to the protein MNLFLSSMHFGNSVHKLSKMLTVNKNVAIILNANDHLGDKRTKYYNECKLILSNLGLNCSELDLRNFFKKNPESLKLKLLNFGLIWVTGGNTFILRRAFYESGLDQILPDLLTNKNIIYGGFSAGACVVTPSLKGLEFADDPNIIPNGYSNEIIWDGLNLTSFCIVPHFKSEHSEAFGINKIINFYKEKKIFHHKLTDKSVILIEDDLEFFYDN
- a CDS encoding DEAD/DEAH box helicase yields the protein MINIDKYLKLMNLTKLTAIQEKCIEPIYNAESVFALAPTGSGKTMAFLLPLLLKLDTSIRSPQVIILVPTRELGMQIANVAQNIANCLFEAEQKNILIRSVFGGTAISAQILEMQKNPHVIIATPGRMIDLLQRESIETNQLKTLILDEADIMVGMGFADQIEEIVNYVPSHLQIGFFSATQNEKITELEKLFLRNVKFVKIDLREKIVSSDKNSIKHEYLVTKKDEKKDKLIQILSAEHFNKGIIFCHTRETVQNLVTEMKQHGLNIDGLTGELGQVHRNSIMRNFKTGNLKFLVATNIAARGIDVSLLPIVIHFDIPYQNDEYVHRSGRTGRAGHSGLSLALCEEKNVNYYLNMMKELQLDCSEFKKDSVFKKIQKEEIKQAEKVKNDIKFIKVFINKGKREKIRPVDIVGSFIKELNLEKEDIGNIFIFDHFTHVEINSKKYLEKRGIKVKIKNMLASVTIAR
- a CDS encoding YhjD/YihY/BrkB family envelope integrity protein is translated as MFKYWFSKLNSKIKKFNTRPKQREIVFSINKKLWLKKFEIILRESYFILKNSKFSEKSAQLTYVSILSIVPLIAILFSFIHAFQGFNTIINEFIAPTITKHFGNRAGNEIIEYLNLIVNNLKLKELGVISFITFLITVILLVLKIEDNIDEIMEFKNKSKLFNRIVKCWLILTITPFFFTLASLKSDTFLKLINIQENNFLNSYILHFLRVCIGLSFQWIFFAFIFYIIPSKKVNLRSAFVGGFISNILFEILQIVNLYFAKRALITDSSHIYGSVAIIAVLFFVWIRLIWIIILIGASFTIATQKIIFFKELLRIKFSPIKSILDCILIYRTIRNYYRHQNTPIAESFLLSSTGVEAIELEHCLQYLLNKNIICSADNELKDPHYLPSYHSILNDKDNPEFLRKVILEDNFIVTKEYKEIEKIFK
- a CDS encoding DUF455 family protein, whose protein sequence is MELKEFAEIILFGKDIWCDKLLEPNFLTDTIEYSAILTPKSPGRSLDLNFKDYPINKKIPFPNQQQLNDAKQRGYVLHFFANHELLAMEIMALVLLKFPNAPKNFRLGIANTILEEQKHMKLYIQRMNELNVTFGEIPVNNFFWNCLSNMTSPMDFVVKMSMTFEQANLDYALFYKNLMEKVSDIKTAEILNTVYEEEIGHVKHGVTWFNRWRENKESDWLEYQKNLEFPLTPARAKGLIFDIYGREKAGLSSLFIKELSIFNSSKGRPPNVFFFNPASEQEIARKKIGFTANKSVTALENDCASLLQFLAANDDIVLLKNKPSIHFLQNIQKCGFPIPEFQELSSLPKENINHQYISNFNPWGWSPESISFFSKWQSKLIKKNFFHENIFSNAEFQKNVMLLYSKSFSANLYPYIYKELISIQEILPESNLNPRICNSKNECLEAINYFLQSCNFSKVVMKAPLGCAGQNMLRVEKTKLTIAEENWLLNILETQNSIVIEPWYHKVVDLSYQAKINEDGNYIALGSTRFITDLRGQYKGTIVGKKTDDLPKNVTKFLYKKYADFSNIEDVLKFVSEKVGEKLVKHNFYGPFGIDAFLYEDINSEYGFKLKFLSEINPRYTMGRVALEISKRIQTGAFAVWVHLRVTDILKKSQFKSLAEFVTEIEKRYPIKLTEEAKPLIREGIVFTNDPSIATSVLTVLIVGKNVLNDFTTFSSLEII
- a CDS encoding flagellar basal body-associated FliL family protein translates to MAEKDEKKAEAKKEEKPKDPNEKEEKKSRLALFAGIGGVLLVALGVGGFFVFKTISGKKNTELAAQGTSHDDHDKKDSKDAKDDHGKKDEKKDEKKDEKKDEKKDEKKDDHGKKDEKKDDHGKKDEKKDDKKDDPNKKDDGKKEEPKGTANFGDTFMVQRLDLNLGNSIENRFIRIAIAVEYRGGENQGFELKKREAQIKDIVITAVTSKTRLVLISENGKENLRREILNRINEVTDRPVQNVYFTEFFVE
- the fliM gene encoding flagellar motor switch protein FliM translates to MDQVLSQNEVDALLNAVSDGRNDSDSGPKDASGIVHYDLANQDRIIRGRMPTLDIIHDRFIRLFRISLSAALRKVANIGVNSSGPIKFGEFMNSLPLPSCLNILRIEPLRGSAVMVIESKLLYALVDSLFGGSDVPYTKIEGKDFTQIEIKVARRVVMSAVDDLEKAWAPVFPLKITYSRTEINPQFVAIVPPSDVVISTAFDVELEKMSGSIKLVFPYSTLEPIKSKLSVGFQNEQLEVDHIWINRIKTQLMGTSVNMICNLGNCWINLRDLMELGRGDVLILDRDADKPLDIMIEGIHKFRGVPGIIRGNKAIKITEIIGDY
- the fliN gene encoding flagellar motor switch protein FliN, with product MADLNEGFRPEDFGLDAGEEGDAGAAADAAGSEASPPATAGGGSNPPMAKDDDSMRNIDLSRMKMVLDVPLKVTVELGRTKLLVNDLLQLGQGSVIELDKMAGEPMEIYVNDKLVAMGEVVVVNEKFGVRLTDVMSGVGMDEAHSGESV
- a CDS encoding flagellar biosynthetic protein FliO encodes the protein MSIKNYGLIIALLLSINSKASSEENLENSVPPIQYPEKKRDEMQVRKEIKNSFIKSEDLNSNYPQLNSLNQIPSNEGKKNSLLENNESIKKGSEPITDLKGQKTFDELIGQNISKKKNEASKKNMNVTLKESEQPSRQSELWKVFLISTIFISVLALIGYLLTKIRKKGFLFSNNKNEKVMDIVSTLSISPKRQVMILKIRDQEIVVSNTEAGIQFLTDISAANSGRNIQERKQYQISDKFLLPKNNEKSLTEKTEIQQVQVEKINDKKSDILLRALKSINSNSVGTKKQPVSDANKTESFPKYLANQFENEGKKEVKKKDEEVDSVENVTNLIREKLRSMKPLN